In Asterias rubens chromosome 2, eAstRub1.3, whole genome shotgun sequence, the sequence CCAGACACTTAAACATCGTTACtacatcctttggatgggacgttaagccgttggttctgtgtgctgtgtaatgcacgtaaaacaaccaagtgcactttttgaaaagagaagTGGTTCAGATATTTGATTGACTGCATGTTGCCCACAGCACCTTGTGTTATGTAAAGGAATTGCATACCTAAAAAATGCAGCTCCACAATACTTCGCAGGAAAATActaaatgttgaagcgccttaaaggcagtggacactattggtaattactcaaaataattattagcataaaaccatacttggtaacgagtaatgaggagaggttggtagtataaaacattgtgaaaaacggctccctctgaagtgacatagttttcgagaaagaagtaattttccacgaatttgatttcgagacctcaagtttagaatttgaggtcccgaaatcaagcatctgaaagcacacaacttcgtgtgacaagggtgtttttatctttcatagttatttcgcaactccgacaaccaatcgatcTCAACcaaccaattttcacaggtttgttattttatgcatatgttgagatacagcaagtgagaagactggtctttgacaattaccaatagtgtccagtgtctttaagcgtcACTGAGTGTTATATAAGAAGCAATATTTTGGTCAACATCGGAGACCTAATTTGCATACTGATCACATgcccaagttgcaaatatttgagCTTTGATGAGTTTGATCAAaaagacctgggcccagtttcatagagctgctaagcacaaaaatttgcttagcatgaaatttcttccttgataaaaacatgcttaccaaccaaatttgtattgtgcatattgcttgttactgctattaagctgttgttagcttatcctgaaaatcacatgaaaatttggttggtaattctgtttttctcAAGGACGAAATTGCATGctttgcaaatttgtgtgcttagcagctctataatattgggccctggtggtctattgggtttttgttttaagctcTGTCTGACAGTGTATTTTTTACGTTGTTTCTTGTTAACAGAATAAAGGAAAGAAGACAAGCTGCCTTTGAGTTGGCCACTCTAGCAACAACTGGAGATGACAGCAAATTCAGGATCGTCGCTGAGGGAGGGTAAGTCTGCTTGATATAAGAATAAGCTATAAATGATCGTAAACTTACGTGTACAACCATGTTTTTTCGACGTAGATAATTTGCAATTGGAGTTAAACGCACATTTTGTGAACAGGTTTGGTACTGCCGATTTTGGTTTACATCTGGTATACTAATTGGCTCAAATTCTCTTGACGAATGATCTTGGTTGCGTCCTTTTGGGAGTCGTTGCCCTCATACattgttgtacccgcaagttcagTATCATTTAAAGATTattattcacaccatgcaaagattTAAACATCACTTCTGCTCGAACTCGTTGTTGGGTTCACCTccctactatctgaccatttagttatggttttgaatgatagatgaacTTTGCCAACCTGCAATAATAGTGCACATTTAACAACCTCACCATCTGACTGCGTTCAATAACATACGCAATGACAATCCACATTTTAATATCTTGGGTGAATGTATCCCAACAggaatttgaagagaaaaaaaaaaacaaggttttttttaaagagtacttacctttatttttttattttttatttttctgaatgttttttgtttctttttggttATGTCCATAGGTTGGAGGTCCTAATCTCTCTTGGTCTATCCACTGATGAAGCAACTCAAGAATATTCCACAGAGGCAATGGCTGAGTTGCTTACAGTTCCAGCTATCCAGGTACGAATCATACTGTTCTGAGAGTTTTTCAAAACTATTTCAAGAATTTTCCTACTTCTGTTTAACCATTACCACTCATTCCGATCAGAGCTATTAGCCCATTTTATGAGCACACTTTCAATGGTTACAAGTAGAACACTCAGTGTTCTACATTTAACCCTTGAAAGTGTAcccatttcactttgaagtactttggttatcaaaaaaatataacaCTTGTTATCACCAAAAGTTTTAACATAGGAAGCATTATGGGTTATGCTTCCAAGTTAATGTGTATTCCTATATATCCTATTTTTGGGGCATTGTTGGCTTGTGTAtgaagcgctcgcctctcaccaaggtgaccctggttcgatacccagCCAAGGcaatatgtgagttgagttgtgagttagttctctgctgtgccatgtGGGTTTTCCAAAGCATCCATTTTTGTTCCCTCAGggaaaatcaaacacttttgatctctggctgtgctccgtggtcatatgtgttgatgtggctggcagccaaaggcgcccttgccaaaggcgcccttcgcaattcagctcttagctgcgagtaaggatgattagcctcccaaactattttttattattattaattatttttaggaGTGGAtacatatctcaaaaacgcgtccatcttttaaaaaaatctctTGAATTATCTCTaagtttattcatttattccCCTACACCACCAGGATCAGTTTGTGGAGTTGGGAGGCATCACCACGCTGACCACCCTCCTGCATTCCCGCTACCCACGCCTAGTCCAAGAGGCGGTCACTGCCATCTCTTACATCGTGGTAGACTCTGAGGACAACAAGCAAGCCGTTATTGCTGACCGGGGCCTGGATGACCTTGCTCATGCAGCTAAGGAAGGTAACGAGGTCACTAAGCGCAACATAGCTGGGATCTATCTTGACTTAGCCTTCAGCCCGAGCGTAAGAGCTCAGATGGCCTCACGTAATTCCCCAAGTAAGTACTTCAATGTCAGAGCTTGACAACAAGAACATCGAACCTACCTCCATAGGCCTTTATCACGAtctggccatcttgatttttactccattccaactcatttttaccaaactgaggttggacgaaataatagtctgtgtccatgtttgcgcaatgaatgttagcattcattatagcattcattactgttggaaacatggaacatgaccaagatggtgacagcatgataaatgTCCATGGTCAAACATTCCTTTTAGTTAGAGATTATTACATTTGTCACATTATATAGTTTGTGAGAGAAAGTTTCTTTGATAGGTTTTTTTATTTGCTGCACTCAGATCGTACCAAAAATTAGTTTGTTGATAAATAACCCAACAAAATTGCTGTAAATCCAAAAAGAGAAACGTTAGAGTGGGGGCTTAGCAGCTACATTTATGGGAGAAAAGGTTGTTAGGACACCGGCTTACAAACTTACCAACTACCATATCTCCACTATTTCAATAAATCCCAACACGCCGAGCTGGGAACCTTTACCTTTTTCATAATGGCAAAATGACAAAAATTTGTTCTtctggtctttaaaaatgattgatttttttttcttaatgcaCTTTTTCTACCTGATGATTTGCCAACCCTTAGTCTCAAAATGCTCACTAGAAAAATTAATGGAGATGCGTGCACCCCttgcgaccccccccccccctctcacaAGACCTTCGTTGTTATTGTCTCAAAGGTTCTTGAATAATATGTGCGGTGCTACTAGagaatgtttactggaccagaaatgtttatacaagaccagaatcataATGAAACAATATTCATTTGAATGAACTAAGACATatgtaagagaagatttatctcaacTGTCTTGGCGTGTATCAAGTACACTTCATTCTCAATAAAGGTATTTTTCTGATTCGGTcaagatttaaagacactgggcactattggtattattgtcaaagaccagtcttctcacttgtctgcttttagatgcttgatttcgagacctcaaaatctaactctgaggtctcgaaatcaaattcgtggaaaattacttctttctcgaaaactgcgttacttcagagggagccgttttctcacaatgttttaaactatcaacagctccccattactggttaccaagtaaggttttatgctaataattattttgggtaattaccaatagcgtccactgcctttcaacataatttgtttctgttcaagatAATTTTTagattattcaattgaaaagaCACCAGACCATTGGATTTGTGCAGTCATAAATTTACTGAACTGACACTACACTACACTTTTTGTCAAGTAATCTTTACATTTTTAAACtattgtatatttctcttaatatttttatgTGGAGCTGGTCTACTGTTGTAATTGCCTGCAAAGGACGACTACAgtttttttgaattgaatttgaattgaacTACAACCACTAGACTCGGGCCTGCAGTACAAATTGTGATATTAGAGCTTGACCAGTTGCGTTTCAATTCCCGCATATCAAAAGATTTCTCTAGTATTTGTCCTATTATTTGAAATAGCGTCTGAACTGATCTTGACATGTTGTTTTTGTGGATTGAATCCAGCTGCAGCACTAGTGTCACTGTGTACAACACCCGACAACGAGACGCTTAGGCTAGCCCTTCAAGCTCTTGAACTACTGGCTATAGAGAGCTCAGAGGTTATCCTTTATCAGGTCAGtacataatataaataataatattgaagtcttatatagtgcacgtatctatcaaacaaggtactcaaggcgctgaatGTTTATATACGTTATACAGAAAAAagggttattgaagttatgagtTATGACACCCAATTATGAAgcacttttaaaattattttacaaggtgctacggcgcattcagcagccacagccaggaacacaggaGCAAGCCCCTTGTCTTTTCGATAACTGCACTggaacatgcgttacacaacacatgggactaaCAGCTTAACGTcgcatccaaaggacgaagcaatggttaagtgtcttgcttaaggactgggtttttttacatgcgttacacaacacatgggactaaCAGCTTAACGTcgcatccaaaggacgaagcaatggttaagtgtcttgcttacatCTAGTACTGCACCTCAAGAGTTTTTGCCTAATTTTGAAAATAGTTACTTTgctaggtgaggtttgtggtagcaccatgtgtaaatctctttagaGTGGtgttggttccgaaaagaactgacggttgacaactcaatgttttgatcagtatgctctgaaagTCTTCAGGAGATCTTTCTCCTGAAGGAGAACTTTCTCATGAATCCTTGAAGTAATGAAAGTACAAGTCCTTTAtcttatttgtatattttatctGAAGGAGGACCTCCTTGATCGTCTTCTGAACATCCCTCGTCTCACCAAGGATTCAGAAATCTTCCTTCTGGCTGGCAAGATCTTACTCTACTCTGCTGAGAGTCCTGAGGTATTCTAAACAAACCCGTCCTTCACTCGCCTCCCCTCCATCACCTCACAACCTAGACCCTCATTAGTGATAATCCCTTTTTCAGCAGCTAACTCGCCCCAAGTCTGCAGAaggttccctgaaaataatgcactctttccatgttctgataaaacaaatttgaaaaactcCCTGATTAAGGAAACTGTTTCCTTGTTATGTCAAGTGTGATTCTAAATATCTTCCTGATTGatatttagtttgcggtaacaccatgtatatatctacttgccaggtagagtttgttctttagagaactgtctttctttattctacgaccgcggagtagatttatcggactATTCaggagatttctcagttctgaaaagaactgacctgctttttaactactgcctgggcggatggtatagaaaattagCTGGGaatactactttagcttacatGTTATATGATCGTTACTAACGGCACTCCGGCGGAGTTCTTAAATTAGTCtgaacatttcgactagcttgcttttAGTCTTCGTCAGGAGACTCAAATCATACATATCTTCCTGATACTTGTTCAAAATCTCCCcaattgcaagatgcaaatgttggtaGCTCTGAATTTAGCCTATAATAAAACTCATTCGTAAACAAATGTGGggttttttcggggggggggggtgggcatgTCTTTTTTGAACACTACCGTGACTACTTcatgaaacatgtttttgacTGTTGAATAATGTTCTAATTAATTATCTACAAATATCTTGTATGGGTAAAATCCCATAACATAAAGGCATTCTTAACTGTTGAATAATACATCACTATCTTATTCCTCGAGTACAAAATGGTTTAAGTAACTGTATAAGCAATGCTCAATAATTCACCTGATCAAGCTTGTGTTAATTCCCAATTAATGGTGACACCCCTTTTTCCAGGCTTGTGTCAAAATGCTGGCTGCCCAGAACTTGAAGACTACACTGTTTCAATTTGCCAAAACGGGTGATCCCATTCTGCAGAAGGTGGTTGCTAAAGTGATTCTGTGCACTCTAGAGGAGAGAGCCCTTGCGTGAGTATATTTTGCATCCATTCCACAATAAATGTTATTGTCCCAATTAAGTGCTCGACAAATAAAGTTTATATTCTGAAGTAAATGTCAGTGCTAACATCGGTGAAATTTGTTTATGGTTGTTTATCAACTTAAGGGATGGTCACTTATTAATCTCTTCATATTCAAATTCCAAAGAAACGACCATGCCCATGACAGTGTCATTTTTCATAAACTTATCTgaataatatttgaaacaattttaacatcttGAAGTTCTGGTAAGTGAATGACCCTAGATAAACTGTGCTAGGTATGTTTGAAGTTTCTGCATTTGGTTGGTTTCAATTTGCAATTATCTACAAATGAAATATGAACAACGGGTTAGTTCCAAAGACCAACATCGCTGAAGTgcattttgtggaaaataataaaccactaaaaaaatggtttcattTCCACAGAACGAAGGGCTACAGAAAGAAATTCAATTTCCTGCTCTTGGTTTTACTTTGCAATTATCTACAAGTGAAATATAAACATATTTCAAGGCTACTATTAAAAGACCAACGTCTCTGAAGTgcattttgtggaaaataataaaccactaaaaaaaaaatggttacatTTGCACAGAGCGAAGGCCAAGGAGCTGAACCTGAAAGAGATTCTAGTTTACATCCGTGGCCACGCTGACGACCGTGAGGCATGGAACATGGCAGACGAGGGGATCACAACCTTCGATAATGCTCTCTTCAGCAGCTTTGTGCCCGGACCAGAGAGTGATATGGGCTCACTTCTTTCCTTCAAGAAACCTCCGCTACCGATGTTTGAAGGCGCAAAAGGAATGACTGGATCGTCGGTGAGTATGTCTGAAGCTGTAGCGCAATCAAGCTCACCACCGGACAGTGATAGTCAGAGATCTCAAGGTGTTGATGATAGAAGACCGACAGAGGTGATAAGACCAGGGTCAAAGGGTAATAAAAGAAAGACCAAATCAGCTTCATCAacatcttcctcctcctcctcctcctcctcttcctcctcctcatctTCCTCAAGTAAAAGCAACAGTGACAAAAAGTAATTATTTATGGGGCGTCTTGGCCGAGGTTTTTAGAGCATAACATTCAAGTTCATTAGAATGTTGGTTAAAATCCCAGTTATTACACTTGTACCCCTGAGCATGATGCTTTACTatatttgcttctcttcacccaggagtataaatgggtacctgtgagaaGGAAGTTGATACTGTGTTTGAAAAGGCCTCCTGAGTGCCACGACAGCCCGTGGCTGAATACTCCCtactagggagctgagaaactgttattggcccaatgtaaagcgcattgatatgcTGTTGTGAAATGCGCGTTAAAAGATCtagttattgatattattatacagctcagaaatcaaaatgaaataatagtcATAAAATGTAGTCTACGCTTTTGGTAAAGTGATTGGCAATACATCTGTATCTGAGTCATCAGTTCAGGGAATAATTGTAGATTATTTGAAGGGCACCATTTTCACAAAAACAGCATGTTTTTAATGCTACAATTGGAAATCACCGGTCAGAACTTTCCTCAGTACTTAATACTTGTACAtactttctttttgtttccggttttgatttgttttcagctgtctgaaacaaaatgttgaattaTTCATTTAGACACTTGCATGCTATTGATATTCATTGTGTATTATAGTGTGGGGCGTGTATCATCACACACTTGAGTAGATGGAGTGAGCATTAAGGGAGTGAATATAGTAGTTGTGTGAGTACCTACACCGATCTACATTAAACACTTTATTTTCGTTGTGctttaggattcaaactgcctctgaAATGGCAATGTCATGGATGAAATCCCACTAGAGTTTGCCTTTGGattatatacagtgcttaatacacattgctGTAGGGTACAATAcaagtaatattctttatttcGGATGCAACTTTAAAATCTTTTGTTTAATGTAGTTGTTTTATCATGTAGAAAGAGATGGAAAgacattttatatatatattttctagTTTTGTAGATTTTATATTTAAAAGATATGTAAAAAGAGGAAAGAATGTTTTTTCTGTACAAAATGATTCCGTCCATAATgtacaaattttaattgatAATCATTGTCCATCATAGTAGAATGGTTGGTTGGAGTAAGGGTTGCTGTCAGTACAAAGGATTGGGGTAAGAGTTGGGGTCAATGGTTTAAGACATTATGCTTAGAGTTTTGGTTTGGTATGGGTTAAAGTTGCCGTTAGAACAAGGTATTGAGGTTGGGTCAAAGTTCATTGGTAAGGGTTTGAGTTGCTGTTGGTCAGGGGAATTGGGCCGAGttggataaaactgctggacttaccccttgtccgtttttcaattttaggccaaaatttgacgaaactgctggacttaccccttgtccgtttttcaattttaggccaaaatttgatgaaactgctggacttacgccttgtccgtttttcaattttaggccaaaatttgatgaaactgctggacttaccccttgtccgtttttcaattttag encodes:
- the LOC117302482 gene encoding uncharacterized protein LOC117302482; this translates as MLIYVESSAFAIHSFVLQCFPGDTLARVRANLLHILYQMGHEDHQFRMRYKGQYLRDAYTLEDYRIGDHCVLKMVPLAKKHESFTDVKAEKAKLGAGQSDEIKFALIKEVAMLKWREQMMSGFSGILSLNRVFTLFAALMFLWYFISPYQPWQYGSFLPWAMLIYCVGVGLITLYTMEKCPSYTHRSGFTGPSSLWPKFFLVTFSILTMVNWGVALFLTIRFILSILDYSCLTDETTDSCTVRGFWSYFLAIYFSLHSIYLFIIWSMAMSLLYNFKFSIGDFLEEHLVVTRDVEKVIETARNGRIKERRQAAFELATLATTGDDSKFRIVAEGGLEVLISLGLSTDEATQEYSTEAMAELLTVPAIQDQFVELGGITTLTTLLHSRYPRLVQEAVTAISYIVVDSEDNKQAVIADRGLDDLAHAAKEGNEVTKRNIAGIYLDLAFSPSVRAQMASRNSPTAALVSLCTTPDNETLRLALQALELLAIESSEVILYQEDLLDRLLNIPRLTKDSEIFLLAGKILLYSAESPEACVKMLAAQNLKTTLFQFAKTGDPILQKVVAKVILCTLEERALAAKAKELNLKEILVYIRGHADDREAWNMADEGITTFDNALFSSFVPGPESDMGSLLSFKKPPLPMFEGAKGMTGSSVSMSEAVAQSSSPPDSDSQRSQGVDDRRPTEVIRPGSKGNKRKTKSASSTSSSSSSSSSSSSSSSSSKSNSDKK